The genome window CGGAGCAGCAGCAACCTCAAAAGATATGCCACTTCAGCACCGGCAGTTCCCCGGTAGAGATGCAGTTCATCGATAATCAGATGGAATACTCTGTCTTCTCCTCCAGCCAGCCACTGCCGTGTTTTCTCGAATATCGCTTCATCTGTTTCGCGCATAAGCATAATGCTTAACATAGAAAAGTTTGTGATTAGGATGTCGGGCGGTGAATCTTGCATATCCCACCGGGAACGCATTTCAGATCCATCGAGTCTTGGAAAATAAAATATAGCATCATCTTTACCAGTTTTCTGAGCATGTTTTTCAGCATCTTTCGCAGCAGAATCCATTCCCTTCAAAGATTTTGTGAGCTTTTCTATTCTATTCTTATCTGGATTGCCATGTTTTGTAAATTCATGTCCTGGAACAGGTGTGCTACTGTTATAACGTCCGAAATATATCTTGTTCCCTTGCCGATCATTCTGGAACCACTTTCTGGCATCATCTGAATCGAGAGCTTTTCGAAGCCTGGTAAGCTGGTCTTCAACCAGGGCATTCATGGGATAGATAATAAGTGCGCGAACTGCTGCTTCACGCTTTTCATGACTGCGCTGGGGAATTCTATAAGTTTGCTGAATTCGATTATTTTCACTGATACATGAATTCTGCCATTGCGTATCATTCCACCAGCTATTGACACGGGGATCTGGAGTGCCTGGAGCTTCCCACTTGGATGATTCACGTGAAAGATAGGCAAACAGGGGAAGAAGGAATGACTCAGTTTTGCCTGAACCTGTGCCTGCAGTAACAATGCAATTATTGCAATCTAGTGTTTTTTTAAGCATTTCAACCTGGTGGGCATGTAGCTCATAGTCTTTGAACAAACCGCACGAAACTAAAGACTTAAAATAAGTTATTTCCAGTTCGTTCAGTCCTGGAAGATCTTCATCTGTTAA of Methanosarcinales archaeon contains these proteins:
- a CDS encoding DEAD/DEAH box helicase, with amino-acid sequence MKDPIGAFDTIRDNFILYIKTAFGTRFPSIEAEREALLRKPRVMCQEPWIEPLPVYQKSGKTISTLTDEDLPGLNELEITYFKSLVSCGLFKDYELHAHQVEMLKKTLDCNNCIVTAGTGSGKTESFLLPLFAYLSRESSKWEAPGTPDPRVNSWWNDTQWQNSCISENNRIQQTYRIPQRSHEKREAAVRALIIYPMNALVEDQLTRLRKALDSDDARKWFQNDRQGNKIYFGRYNSSTPVPGHEFTKHGNPDKNRIEKLTKSLKGMDSAAKDAEKHAQKTGKDDAIFYFPRLDGSEMRSRWDMQDSPPDILITNFSMLSIMLMRETDEAIFEKTRQWLAGGEDRVFHLIIDELHLYRGTAGAEVAYLLRLLLLR